A window of Pomacea canaliculata isolate SZHN2017 linkage group LG3, ASM307304v1, whole genome shotgun sequence contains these coding sequences:
- the LOC112560670 gene encoding protein FRG1-like — MADSYTLGKRGKLTFKGKKDKKPKKSKGKKRKHEDASSSESTTAIFDREDTNNHGGWWEVKSFDDITGNIAVEVGDQMYIGSLDNGLLIVGPPHPEAEGPDPSEIFTAVKLGDTKVAFKSGYGKYLSVDLDRRVVGRSEAIGVREQFEPVFQDGKMALSGCNNCFVSYDSDGDIVCQSSKAGPKEMIKLRSCAAREGDPLEDVPKEERGTLKDAELNYVKKFQSFQDRRIRISKEDASELKKAKKEGSLHEKLLDRREKMKSDRYCK; from the exons ATGGCAGATTCATATACACTTGGCAAGAGGGGAAAACTTActtttaaaggaaagaaagacaaaaa ACCCAAGAAATCTAAgggcaaaaaaagaaagcacgAGGATGCCAGTTCATCTGAATCAACTACAGCAATATTTGACAGAGAAGACACCAATAATCATG gtgGCTGGTGGGAAGTGAAATCTTTTGACGACATTACTGGAAATATTGCTGTGGAAGTAGGTGATCAAATGTACATTGGCTCACTTGATAATGGCCTTCTTATTGTTGGACCTCCTCATCCTGAAG CGGAAGGTCCTGATCCATCAGAGATCTTCACAGCTGTGAAACTGGGCGATACTAAAGTTGCCTTTAAATCAGGATATGGGAAATACCTCAGTGTTGACCTTGATCGCAGAGTGGTTGGGCGATCAGAAGCGATTGGCGTCAGGGAGCAGTTTGAACCAGTTTTTCAAGAT GGCAAGATGGCACTAAGTGGCTGCAACAACTGTTTTGTGTCCTATGACAGTGATGGGGATATTGTTTGCCAGTCATCTAAAGCAGGGCCGAAGGAGATGATAAAG CTGCGATCGTGTGCTGCAAGAGAAGGAGACCCACTGGAAGATGTGCCTAAGGAAGAGCGTGGGACACTAAAGGATGCAGAATTAAATTATGT GAAGAAATTTCAGAGTTTCCAAGACAGAAGAATTCGTATCAGCAAAGAAGATGCATCTGaactgaaaaaagcaaagaaggaaGGGTCTCTTCATGAGAAGTTGCTGGATCG gCGAGAAAAAATGAAGTCAGACAGATACTGTAAATAG